A single genomic interval of Nomascus leucogenys isolate Asia chromosome 3, Asia_NLE_v1, whole genome shotgun sequence harbors:
- the LOC101179122 gene encoding uncharacterized protein LOC101179122: protein MCMDPKCEELAITRSLAGAQSLSYHQNRGCRGRLTASLNTLREADLGQVTRAYKSQDSRLGLVHGRTDEQLQSCSRTDQDKAMLEWGPHTCRKPPTLFFPAAASKQLLMPSHQLTRKEPTIGLLSNNFQGPLRI, encoded by the exons ATGTGCATGGATCCTAAATGTGAGGAGCTGGCAATCACCAGGTCCCTGGCAGGTGCTCAGAGTCTGAGCTACCATCAAAATCGAGGGTGCAGGGGGAGGCTAACTGCTTCTCTGAATACCCTAAGGGAGGCAGATCTAGGCCAGGTGACCAGGGCTTACAAGTCCCAGGACAGCAGGTTGGGCTTGGTACACGGAAGAACTGATGAGCAGCTTCAGTCTTGCAG CAGGACAGATCAGGACAAAGCCATGCTGGAGTGGGGGCCACACACCTGCCGAAAACCCCCAACACTCTTTTTCCCAGCAGCAGCTTCCAAGCAACTCCTGATGCCCTCCCACCAGCTAACCAGAAAGGAACCCACCATTGGTCTCCTTAGTAACAACTTCCAAGGCCCCTTG CGCATCTGA